The following are encoded in a window of Phocoena phocoena chromosome 2, mPhoPho1.1, whole genome shotgun sequence genomic DNA:
- the FLRT2 gene encoding leucine-rich repeat transmembrane protein FLRT2 gives MGLQTTQGPSQGAFFLKSWLLISLGLYSQVSKLLACPSVCRCDRNFVYCNERSLTSVPLGIPEGVTVLYLHNNQINNAGFPAELHNVQSVHTVYLYGNQLDEFPMNLPKNVRVLHLQENNIQTISRAALAQLLKLEELHLDDNSISTVGVEDGAFREAISLKLLFLSKNHLSSVPVGLPMDLQELRVDENRIAVISDMAFQNLTSLERLIVDGNLLTNKGIAEGTFSHLAKLKEFSIVRNSLSHPPSDLPGTHLMRLYLQDNQINHIPLTAFSNLRKLERLDISNNQLRVLTQGVFDNLSNLKQLTARNNPWFCDCSIKWVTEWLKHIPSSLNVRGFMCQGPEQVRGMAVRELNMNLLSCPTTTPGLPLFTPALSSASPTTQPPTLSVPTPSRSYAPLTPMASKLPTIPDWDGRERVTPPLSERIQLSIHFVNDTSIQVSWLSLFTVMAYKLTWVKMGHSLVGGIVQERIVSGEKQHLSLVNLEPRSTYRICLVPLDAFNYRAVEDTICSEATTHASYVNNGSNTASSHEQTTSHSMGSPFLLAGLIGGAVIFVLVVLLGVFCWHMHKKGRYTSQKWKYNRGRRKDDYCEAGTKKDNSILEMTETSFQIVSLNNDQLLKGDFRLQPIYTPNGGINYTDCHIPNNMRYCNSSVPDLEHCHT, from the coding sequence ATGGGCCTACAGACTACACAGGGGCCCAGCCAGGGGGCTTTTTTCCTGAAATCTTGGCTTCTCATTTCCCTGGGGCTCTACTCACAAGTGTCAAAACTCCTGGCGTGCCCTAGCGTGTGTCGCTGCGACAGGAACTTTGTCTACTGTAACGAACGAAGCTTGACCTCAGTGCCTCTTGGGATCCCGGAGGGCGTCACTGTACTCTACCTCCACAACAACCAAATTAATAATGCTGGGTTTCCTGCAGAGCTGCACAACGTACAGTCTGTGCACACCGTGTACCTGTATGGGAACCAACTGGATGAATTCCCCATGAACCTTCCCAAGAACGTCCGAGTTCTCCATCTGCAGGAAAACAATATTCAGACCATTTCACGGGCCGCCCTGGCCCAGCTCTTGAAGCTTGAAGAGCTCCACCTGGATGACAACTCAATATCCACGGTGGGGGTGGAAGATGGGGCCTTCCGGGAGGCCATTAGCCTCAAATTGTTGTTTCTATCCAAGAATCACCTGAGCAGCGTGCCTGTGGGGCTTCCCATGGACCTGCAAGAGCTGAGAGTGGATGAGAATCGAATTGCCGTCATATCAGACATGGCCTTTCAGAACCTCACCAGCTTGGAGCGTCTGATCGTGGATGGAAACCTCCTGACCAACAAGGGCATTGCCGAGGGCACCTTCAGCCACCTCGCCAAGCTCAAGGAATTTTCCATTGTCCGGAATTCGCTCTCCCATCCCCCTTCTGACCTCCCAGGTACGCACCTGATGAGGCTCTATCTGCAGGACAACCAGATCAACCACATCCCTTTGACAGCCTTCTCGAACCTCCGGAAGCTGGAACGGCTGGATATATCCAACAACCAGCTGCGCGTGTTGACTCAAGGGGTCTTCGATAACCTCTCCAACCTGAAGCAGCTCACTGCTCGGAATAATCCTTGGTTCTGTGACTGCAGTATTAAATGGGTCACGGAATGGCTCAAACACATACCCTCATCTCTCAATGTGCGAGGTTTCATGTGCCAAGGTCCTGAACAAGTCCGGGGGATGGCAGTCCGGGAGTTGAATATGAATCTGTTGTCCTGTCCCACCACAACCCCCGGCCTGCCTCTCTTCACTCCAGCCCTAAGTTCAGCTTCGCCCACGACTCAGCCTCCCACACTCTCTGTCCCGACCCCTAGCAGAAGCTATGCGCCTCTAACTCCCATGGCATCAAAACTCCCCACGATTCCTGACTGGGATGGCAGAGAAAGAGTGACCCCGCCTCTTTCTGAACGGATCCAGCTCTCTATCCATTTTGTGAATGACACTTCCATTCAAGTCAGCTGGCTCTCTCTCTTTACTGTGATGGCGTACAAACTCACATGGGTGAAAATGGGCCACAGTTTGGTGGGGGGCATCGTTCAGGAACGCATTGTCAGTGGTGAGAAGCAGCATCTGAGCCTGGTCAATTTAGAGCCCAGATCCACTTATCGGATTTGTTTAGTGCCACTGGATGCATTTAACTACCGAGCTGTAGAAGACACCATTTGTTCTGAGGCCACCACCCATGCCTCCTATGTGAACAACGGCAGCAACACGGCTTCCAGCCATGAGCAGACGACTTCCCACAGCATGGGCTCCCCTTTTCTGCTGGCAGGGCTGATCGGGGGTGCGGTGATATTTGTGCTTGTGGTCCTGCTCGGTGTCTTTTGCTGGCATATGCACAAAAAGGGGCGCTACACCTCCCAGAAGTGGAAATACAACCGAGGCCGGCGGAAAGATGACTATTGCGAGGCAGGCACCAAAAAAGACAATTCCATCCTGGAGATGACAGAAACCAGCTTTCAGATCGTCTCCTTAAATAACGATCAGCTCCTTAAAGGAGATTTCAGACTGCAGCCCATTTACACCCCAAATGGGGGCATTAATTACACAGACTGCCATATCCCCAACAATATGCGATACTGCAACAGCAGTGTGCCAGACTTGGAGCACTGCCATACGTGA